Proteins encoded together in one Pseudomonas sp. TCU-HL1 window:
- a CDS encoding phospholipase D family protein has protein sequence MEILDYEDSLETYLGELSGKKITMVSAFASGTEPLIDQLIENGNQLDILVGTISSLTSPDFIEHCLNESNPDLALSVDFRCQASVNWKLYLIEPDVVIVGSANLTQVGVSLVRDTCTVITDAALYDAYLARVQALKGLDGVMACTHVQAFEDALDSYKLSHRRMQAGLARTAEYLDSEGWLGDDINQSIPLFIWYSDHSQQSEDEARDHLKSSSDGVAWDDVREFFTYECAEGALPYEEGDVVLTARCNGSHIGFYTFDRILYREGTYYIYAYRKKRYTQPFKLDGDKELLKEAIPEWYEDGRTEINRADILRVIG, from the coding sequence ATGGAAATTCTGGATTACGAAGACAGCCTCGAAACCTATCTGGGCGAACTGAGCGGAAAGAAGATCACGATGGTTTCCGCCTTCGCCAGCGGCACCGAGCCCTTGATCGACCAGTTGATCGAGAATGGCAACCAGCTGGATATCCTGGTTGGCACCATCAGCTCGCTGACGTCCCCCGACTTCATCGAACACTGCCTCAACGAGTCCAATCCCGACCTGGCCCTGTCGGTGGACTTCCGTTGCCAGGCGAGCGTGAACTGGAAGCTTTACCTGATCGAGCCGGATGTCGTCATCGTGGGCAGCGCCAACCTGACCCAGGTGGGTGTCAGCCTGGTGCGCGATACCTGCACCGTGATTACCGACGCGGCCCTGTATGACGCCTACCTGGCCCGCGTCCAGGCGCTCAAGGGCCTCGACGGCGTGATGGCCTGCACCCATGTCCAGGCCTTCGAAGACGCACTCGACAGCTACAAGCTGAGCCACCGCCGCATGCAGGCCGGACTGGCGCGCACCGCCGAGTACCTGGACAGCGAAGGCTGGCTGGGCGACGACATCAACCAGAGCATCCCGCTGTTCATCTGGTACAGCGACCACTCGCAGCAGTCCGAAGACGAGGCGCGCGATCACCTCAAGTCCAGCAGCGATGGCGTGGCCTGGGACGATGTCCGTGAGTTCTTCACCTACGAATGCGCCGAAGGCGCCCTGCCCTACGAGGAAGGCGACGTGGTGCTGACGGCGCGCTGCAACGGCTCGCACATCGGCTTCTACACCTTCGACCGCATCCTCTATCGCGAAGGCACCTACTACATCTACGCCTACCGCAAGAAGCGCTATACCCAGCCGTTCAAGCTCGATGGCGACAAGGAGCTACTCAAGGAAGCCATTCCGGAGTGGTACGAAGACGGCCGCACCGAGATCAACCGCGCCGACATCCTGCGCGTCATCGGTTGA
- a CDS encoding GNAT family N-acetyltransferase — MTLSIRPAHPDDAQQILDFIIELAVYERAGHEVIASVEDIRRTLFAENAPSRSLICLRDGRPIGYAVYFYSYSTWLGRNGIYLEDLYITPEQRGTGAGRRLLREIAREARANDCGRLEWSVLDWNQPAIDFYRSIGALPQDEWVRYRLDGDALREFAESNG, encoded by the coding sequence GTGACACTCTCGATCCGCCCCGCCCATCCCGACGACGCCCAACAGATCCTCGACTTCATCATCGAACTGGCGGTCTACGAGCGGGCCGGCCACGAAGTCATCGCCAGCGTCGAGGACATCCGCCGCACCCTGTTCGCCGAAAACGCGCCCTCCCGCTCCCTGATCTGCCTGCGCGACGGTCGCCCCATCGGCTACGCGGTGTATTTCTACAGCTACTCCACCTGGCTGGGGCGCAACGGCATCTACCTGGAAGACCTCTACATCACCCCGGAACAGCGCGGCACCGGTGCCGGCCGCCGCCTGCTGCGGGAAATCGCCCGCGAAGCCCGCGCCAATGACTGCGGGCGCCTGGAGTGGAGTGTGCTGGACTGGAACCAGCCGGCCATCGACTTCTATCGTTCCATCGGCGCGCTGCCCCAAGACGAATGGGTGCGTTACCGCCTGGACGGCGATGCCCTGCGCGAATTCGCCGAAAGCAACGGCTGA
- a CDS encoding YeeE/YedE thiosulfate transporter family protein, which yields MILLASVLLALLMGFAVQRGGTCLVAALEEAVSKRRWSRFRALLETSLWVLGGFVLLRAFDRLPMVPMGYPLHWHAALGGALLGVGAFINGGCAFGVVARIGSGQWAWLATPLGFLAGFALAGRGLGTTSAMPVAIPDWLQQVPIGLVPMIIAALVARLGWLAWNRRNGSTAASIWSPHHATIVLGVAFLLLFVCVGAWAYTDILAELATGRFMELGLRGLLLPALFAGALLGGWSAGLWEHRWPTPWALVKCLCGGVLMGVGATLVPGGNDSLILFGMPLLWPNAWLAFACMCAVVVLTLWLARLGRG from the coding sequence GTGATACTGCTGGCGAGCGTGCTCCTGGCCCTGTTGATGGGCTTTGCGGTGCAACGCGGTGGCACCTGTCTGGTGGCCGCGCTGGAGGAGGCCGTGAGCAAGCGCCGCTGGTCTCGTTTCCGGGCGCTGCTGGAAACCTCCCTCTGGGTACTCGGTGGCTTCGTCCTGCTGCGCGCCTTCGATCGCCTGCCCATGGTGCCCATGGGCTATCCGTTGCACTGGCACGCCGCGTTGGGTGGCGCTTTGCTAGGCGTTGGAGCCTTCATCAATGGTGGCTGCGCCTTCGGGGTGGTGGCTCGGATCGGTTCCGGGCAGTGGGCCTGGCTGGCAACGCCGCTGGGCTTTCTCGCGGGTTTTGCGTTGGCGGGGCGTGGCCTCGGCACGACCTCGGCCATGCCAGTGGCGATTCCGGACTGGTTGCAGCAAGTGCCCATCGGCCTGGTGCCCATGATCATTGCCGCGCTGGTGGCCCGCCTGGGCTGGCTGGCCTGGAACCGGCGCAATGGTTCGACGGCTGCGTCCATCTGGTCGCCGCACCACGCCACCATCGTCCTGGGCGTCGCCTTCCTGCTGCTGTTCGTTTGCGTCGGAGCCTGGGCCTACACCGACATCCTTGCCGAACTGGCTACCGGGCGCTTCATGGAACTGGGCTTGCGTGGGCTGCTGTTGCCCGCGCTGTTCGCCGGCGCGCTGCTGGGTGGCTGGAGCGCCGGGTTGTGGGAACACCGCTGGCCGACGCCGTGGGCACTGGTGAAATGCCTGTGTGGCGGCGTGCTGATGGGTGTTGGCGCCACCCTGGTGCCTGGCGGCAACGACAGCCTGATCCTGTTCGGCATGCCGCTGCTCTGGCCGAACGCCTGGCTGGCCTTCGCCTGCATGTGCGCGGTGGTGGTGCTGACACTCTGGCTGGCGAGGTTGGGAAGAGGTTGA
- a CDS encoding gamma-glutamyl-gamma-aminobutyrate hydrolase family protein — protein MSNSNIGNKKQTTRKPVVLMSMGAQERKGHDYQVMTHKYIVPLVDISECVPVLVPTCCGTEDLEQYLDMADGVYLTGAGSNIDPTLYGQENLTPEKGQDKDRDLFDLPLIHAAIKRGLPIFGICRGMQEINVALGGDMYQKVYAEPGFNDHRENTEDPVDVQYAPAHSVRVEQNSWLHKVLGTDTIQVNSLHGQGLKTLGKGIEAIARAEDGLVEAIHAPSLSPFLFAVQWHPEWQAAKNPDSVKIFEAFGEACRQQVERKAKGKAFDHAA, from the coding sequence ATGTCCAACAGCAACATTGGCAATAAGAAACAGACCACTCGTAAACCGGTCGTCCTGATGTCCATGGGCGCCCAGGAACGCAAGGGCCACGACTACCAGGTGATGACTCACAAGTACATCGTCCCACTGGTAGATATCTCCGAATGTGTACCCGTCCTCGTGCCCACCTGCTGCGGCACCGAAGACCTCGAGCAGTACCTCGATATGGCTGACGGCGTTTACCTCACCGGTGCCGGCAGCAACATCGACCCGACCCTATACGGCCAGGAAAACCTGACGCCGGAGAAAGGTCAGGACAAGGATCGCGACCTCTTCGACCTGCCCCTGATTCATGCTGCCATCAAGCGCGGCCTGCCGATCTTCGGCATCTGCCGTGGCATGCAGGAAATCAACGTCGCCCTAGGCGGCGACATGTACCAGAAGGTCTACGCCGAACCCGGCTTCAATGACCACCGCGAAAACACCGAAGACCCGGTGGATGTCCAGTACGCTCCTGCGCACAGCGTGCGTGTGGAGCAGAACAGTTGGCTGCACAAGGTTTTGGGTACCGACACCATCCAGGTGAACTCGCTGCACGGCCAGGGCCTGAAAACCCTTGGCAAGGGCATCGAGGCGATTGCCCGCGCCGAAGATGGCCTGGTGGAAGCCATCCACGCACCGAGCCTTTCGCCCTTCCTCTTCGCGGTGCAGTGGCACCCGGAATGGCAGGCCGCGAAGAACCCCGACTCGGTGAAGATCTTCGAAGCCTTCGGTGAAGCCTGCCGCCAGCAGGTAGAGCGCAAGGCCAAGGGCAAGGCATTCGACCACGCTGCCTGA
- a CDS encoding LysR family transcriptional regulator, whose product MRFSLDQLQVLVTVAQAGSFSAAARRLGRTQSTVSAAIANLETDLGVELFDRSTRIPALTAAGQKLLLEAEAVLERCLALEGHADSLTEKTEPSLTLAIEVPYNTVMPVLREFEQAFPYVDLIVRHPVYGDVAGMVQKGEVEMGIAFSQPEYPRELEFQQLGKLIMVHVTHPSHPLAQLAQVSFADLHAHRRLAFSAHASKLPSSEYLRATQLWQAESYMALLEMVRAGLGWATLPRQLIHQELACGDLMELQLAAYPHTDWLVGVDLLWPRRQGRGKAKRWLRERLMRNKVFELDSQGKPTTL is encoded by the coding sequence ATGAGATTTTCGCTGGATCAGTTGCAGGTGCTGGTCACCGTTGCCCAGGCGGGTTCCTTCTCCGCAGCCGCGCGCCGGCTGGGACGTACGCAGTCCACGGTCAGCGCCGCCATCGCCAACCTGGAAACCGACCTGGGGGTGGAACTGTTCGACCGATCCACACGCATTCCCGCACTGACCGCTGCCGGTCAGAAGCTTCTGCTGGAGGCCGAAGCGGTGCTGGAACGTTGCCTGGCGCTGGAAGGCCATGCCGACAGCCTGACGGAGAAAACCGAGCCCAGCCTGACCCTGGCCATCGAGGTGCCTTACAACACCGTGATGCCGGTACTGCGCGAGTTCGAGCAGGCCTTTCCCTATGTCGACCTGATCGTTCGCCATCCGGTGTATGGCGATGTGGCCGGCATGGTGCAAAAGGGCGAAGTCGAGATGGGCATTGCCTTCTCCCAGCCGGAATACCCACGGGAACTGGAGTTCCAGCAGTTGGGCAAGCTGATCATGGTGCACGTCACCCATCCGTCACACCCGCTGGCGCAGCTCGCCCAGGTCAGCTTCGCCGACCTGCACGCCCACCGCCGCCTCGCCTTCAGCGCCCACGCCAGCAAGCTGCCCAGCAGCGAATACCTGCGTGCCACGCAGCTATGGCAAGCGGAGAGCTACATGGCGCTGCTGGAAATGGTGCGCGCGGGTCTGGGCTGGGCCACCCTGCCCCGCCAGTTGATCCACCAGGAGCTGGCCTGCGGCGACCTGATGGAACTGCAACTGGCGGCCTATCCGCATACGGACTGGCTGGTGGGTGTCGACCTGCTCTGGCCACGCCGGCAGGGGCGCGGCAAGGCCAAGCGCTGGCTCAGGGAACGACTGATGCGCAACAAGGTGTTCGAGCTGGATAGCCAGGGCAAGCCGACTACGCTCTAG
- a CDS encoding nucleobase:cation symporter-2 family protein, translating into MNHPHPVDQLLPVRQLVTYGLQHVLVLYAGAVAVPLILGSALGLSSAEVVLLINANLLTSGIATLIQTLGFWRFGARLPLVQACSFIALAPMIMIGKAYGLTQVFGAVIAAGVITIALAPVFSRLLRFFPPVVIGSLITIIGISLMPAAAIWLGGGNPGAEDFGRPANLLLGLATVAITLVIHARFSGFVGNLSVLIGLFAGSLIAAACGMTDFGRVGEAAWFELSMPMAFGAPQFSLTPILIMTLAMLVIMAETTGNCLAIGKLTGRDITQRTLGDAFRADGLSTMIGGLFNSFPYNAFTQNTGLIALSNIKSRFVVAAAGGLMILMGLFPKLGALIAAVPTPVLGGCAIVMFGMTTVAGIQELSRVRFEGTRNALVVAVSVSVGVLPMSFPALFEHFHGALRLVLESGIFLGALSAIVLNLLLNREEPASQGETAELAD; encoded by the coding sequence ATGAACCATCCGCATCCCGTGGACCAGCTGCTTCCCGTCCGTCAACTCGTTACCTACGGCCTGCAACACGTACTGGTGCTTTATGCCGGCGCGGTGGCCGTGCCCCTGATCCTCGGCAGCGCCCTGGGGCTTTCCAGCGCCGAAGTGGTGTTGCTGATCAACGCCAACCTGCTCACTTCCGGCATTGCCACGCTGATCCAGACGCTCGGCTTCTGGCGCTTCGGTGCGCGCCTGCCACTGGTGCAGGCCTGCTCCTTCATCGCACTGGCGCCGATGATCATGATCGGCAAGGCCTACGGGTTGACCCAGGTGTTCGGTGCAGTGATCGCCGCCGGGGTCATCACTATTGCGCTGGCGCCGGTGTTCAGCCGCCTGTTGAGGTTCTTCCCGCCGGTAGTGATCGGCAGCCTGATCACCATCATCGGCATTTCCCTCATGCCGGCGGCGGCCATCTGGCTCGGTGGCGGCAACCCCGGTGCGGAAGATTTTGGCAGGCCCGCCAACTTGCTGCTGGGCCTGGCGACGGTGGCCATCACCCTGGTGATTCACGCGCGCTTTTCGGGTTTCGTCGGCAATCTCAGCGTATTGATCGGGCTGTTCGCCGGCAGCCTGATCGCCGCAGCCTGCGGCATGACCGACTTCGGCCGGGTAGGGGAAGCGGCCTGGTTCGAGCTGTCCATGCCGATGGCCTTCGGCGCGCCGCAGTTCTCCCTTACCCCCATCCTGATCATGACCCTGGCGATGCTGGTGATCATGGCCGAGACCACCGGCAACTGCCTGGCCATCGGCAAGCTCACCGGCCGCGACATCACCCAGCGCACCCTGGGCGATGCCTTCCGTGCCGATGGCCTGTCCACCATGATCGGTGGTCTGTTCAACAGCTTCCCCTACAACGCTTTCACCCAGAACACCGGTCTGATCGCCCTCTCCAATATCAAGAGCCGCTTCGTGGTGGCCGCCGCCGGCGGGCTGATGATCCTCATGGGACTGTTCCCCAAGCTCGGCGCGCTGATCGCCGCCGTACCCACGCCAGTGCTCGGCGGCTGCGCCATCGTGATGTTCGGCATGACCACGGTTGCTGGCATCCAGGAGCTGTCGCGAGTGCGCTTCGAGGGCACCCGTAATGCCCTGGTGGTGGCGGTATCGGTGAGCGTCGGCGTGCTGCCCATGTCCTTTCCGGCCCTGTTCGAGCACTTCCACGGCGCACTGCGCCTGGTGCTGGAGAGCGGCATCTTCCTCGGCGCGCTGAGCGCCATCGTCCTCAACCTCCTGCTGAACCGGGAGGAGCCCGCCAGCCAGGGCGAAACCGCCGAGCTGGCCGACTGA
- a CDS encoding nucleoside deaminase: MTFSNLVPAGVNELDLELLRLSIRLSEESRERGRHPFAAVVADRNGKVIAQAGNNSMPPEGDPTQHAELVAVAQAAKVLSPEALAECTLYTSAEPCCMCAGAVYWTGIGRVVYALSEHALLGLTGAHPENPTFSLPCREVFSRGQREVAVLGPMLESEAAAAHEGFWS, encoded by the coding sequence ATGACTTTCAGCAACCTCGTTCCCGCCGGCGTCAACGAACTCGACCTGGAACTGCTGCGCCTGTCCATCCGCTTGTCCGAGGAATCCCGCGAGCGCGGCCGGCATCCGTTCGCCGCAGTTGTGGCCGACCGCAACGGCAAGGTAATCGCCCAGGCCGGCAACAACTCCATGCCGCCGGAAGGCGACCCGACCCAGCACGCCGAACTGGTGGCAGTCGCCCAGGCCGCCAAGGTGCTCAGCCCGGAGGCGCTGGCCGAGTGCACCCTCTACACCAGTGCCGAACCCTGCTGCATGTGCGCAGGCGCTGTTTACTGGACCGGCATCGGGCGAGTGGTCTATGCGCTGTCGGAACACGCGCTGCTGGGCCTGACCGGCGCTCACCCGGAGAACCCGACCTTCTCCTTGCCGTGCCGCGAAGTGTTTTCCCGTGGCCAGCGTGAAGTGGCCGTGCTGGGGCCGATGCTGGAGTCCGAAGCCGCCGCCGCCCATGAGGGTTTCTGGTCGTGA
- a CDS encoding DUF1615 domain-containing protein, giving the protein MINPVLRFVTFASLLTLVACGTQRPPEPVLRPAEVRAKVVKLIPAKVPDRQGWAADIQAAFAAQDISPSDSNLCAVLAVTEQESTYQVDPQVPGLAKIARQEIQRRAGSLHVPAFLVNSALKLDSPMGKTYDQRLSSARTEKELSAIFDDFIGMVPLGQKLFGNFNPVHTGGPMQVSIAFAEANAERYPYPVKGSVRQEVFTRRGGLYFGIGHLLGYPAHYPKPLYRFADFNAGWYASRNAAFQNAVSLASGIPLALDGDLVIHGSSKAGATELAVRALQKQLDLSDSAIRRALLKGDSLEFEETDLYERVFALAEKVERRKLPREVMPGIDLKSPKITRKLTTEWFAKRVDGRYQGCMKRASGL; this is encoded by the coding sequence ATGATCAACCCCGTCCTACGCTTCGTTACCTTCGCATCGCTGCTGACCCTGGTCGCCTGCGGCACCCAACGCCCACCGGAGCCGGTGCTGCGACCGGCCGAGGTACGCGCAAAAGTCGTCAAGCTGATACCGGCCAAGGTGCCGGACCGCCAGGGTTGGGCCGCCGATATCCAGGCCGCCTTCGCCGCCCAGGACATTTCGCCCAGCGACAGCAACCTCTGCGCCGTACTGGCGGTCACCGAGCAGGAGTCCACCTATCAGGTCGACCCGCAGGTGCCGGGGCTGGCGAAGATCGCCCGGCAGGAAATCCAGCGGCGCGCCGGAAGCCTGCATGTGCCGGCCTTCCTGGTGAACTCCGCGTTGAAGCTGGACTCGCCCATGGGCAAGACCTACGACCAGCGTCTGTCCTCGGCGCGTACGGAGAAGGAGCTGAGCGCAATCTTCGATGACTTCATCGGCATGGTGCCCCTCGGCCAGAAGCTGTTCGGCAACTTCAACCCGGTGCACACCGGCGGCCCGATGCAGGTGAGCATCGCCTTTGCCGAAGCCAACGCGGAGCGTTACCCCTACCCGGTCAAGGGCTCCGTTCGCCAGGAAGTCTTCACCCGGCGCGGCGGCCTGTACTTCGGCATTGGCCATTTGCTGGGTTACCCGGCCCATTACCCGAAGCCGCTGTACCGTTTCGCCGACTTCAACGCCGGTTGGTACGCCAGCCGCAATGCCGCCTTCCAGAACGCCGTGAGCCTGGCCTCGGGCATTCCGCTGGCGCTGGACGGCGACCTGGTCATCCACGGCTCCAGCAAGGCCGGCGCCACCGAGCTGGCAGTGCGCGCCTTGCAGAAGCAACTGGACCTCAGCGACTCGGCCATCCGCCGTGCATTGCTCAAGGGGGACAGCCTGGAATTCGAGGAAACCGACCTTTACGAGCGCGTCTTCGCCCTGGCCGAGAAGGTCGAACGGCGCAAGCTGCCCCGCGAAGTGATGCCAGGCATCGACCTGAAGAGCCCGAAGATCACCCGCAAGCTCACCACCGAGTGGTTCGCCAAGCGGGTGGACGGGCGCTACCAGGGCTGCATGAAGCGCGCTTCGGGGCTTTGA
- a CDS encoding LysR family transcriptional regulator, whose product MIASLPALVSRLRLKQLRLLIALDEQGSLHKAAEQVAITQPGATKALNEIEAAFGMRLFNRTSQGLEANDLGRCAIRYARLIHTDLAHLREEMVGILQGQGGRLSVGAVMGAVPLLARSLERLRETQPELSVEVVEDTSARLLGLIDQGRLDLAVCRTSVSPRPDAYDAQVLYGETLRVMANPAHPLAGAGALELAELAGYPWVVYPANMPMRLVLEREFSQAGLEFPRYPLETASTLTTLMLLRQNPQLIALMPREVADEAIHLGSLACLPLQLRSRSEPFSVVMRRGAPLSAPARLLWQALEAESTSQPVV is encoded by the coding sequence ATGATCGCTTCCCTCCCCGCCCTGGTTTCCCGCCTGCGCCTGAAGCAGCTGCGCCTGCTCATCGCCCTCGACGAACAGGGCTCGCTGCACAAGGCTGCCGAACAGGTGGCCATTACCCAGCCCGGCGCCACCAAGGCCCTGAACGAGATCGAAGCCGCCTTCGGCATGCGCCTGTTCAACCGCACCAGCCAGGGGCTGGAGGCCAACGACCTGGGCCGCTGCGCCATTCGCTACGCACGGCTGATCCACACCGACCTGGCGCACCTGCGCGAAGAAATGGTCGGCATCCTCCAGGGCCAGGGCGGGCGACTTTCGGTGGGCGCGGTGATGGGCGCGGTGCCACTACTGGCCCGCAGCCTGGAGCGACTGCGGGAAACCCAGCCGGAGCTGTCGGTGGAGGTGGTGGAAGACACCAGCGCGCGCCTGCTGGGGCTGATCGACCAGGGCCGCCTGGACCTGGCCGTTTGCCGCACCAGCGTCAGCCCCAGGCCGGATGCCTATGATGCCCAGGTGCTCTATGGGGAAACCCTGCGGGTGATGGCCAACCCCGCGCACCCGCTGGCGGGCGCCGGGGCGCTGGAGCTGGCGGAACTGGCCGGCTATCCCTGGGTGGTGTACCCCGCCAACATGCCCATGCGCCTGGTGCTGGAGCGGGAATTCAGCCAGGCGGGCCTGGAGTTTCCGCGCTACCCGCTGGAAACCGCGTCTACCCTGACCACGCTGATGCTGCTGCGGCAGAACCCGCAATTGATCGCCCTGATGCCCCGGGAAGTGGCGGACGAAGCCATCCACCTTGGCAGCCTCGCCTGCCTGCCCCTGCAACTGCGCTCCCGTAGCGAGCCGTTCTCGGTGGTGATGCGTCGGGGTGCGCCGTTGTCCGCGCCAGCCCGGCTGCTGTGGCAGGCGCTGGAGGCCGAGAGCACTTCACAGCCGGTCGTCTGA
- the araD1 gene encoding AraD1 family protein, protein MRLIQFETAEGLRHVGVIEGEQVQRVRGAVTTRALALAAIAARRSLQDEVQARGTEPGPNYRELLESGRVLPPLDHEDPAHCLVSGTGLTHLGSASTRDKMHQQKAQDEATMTDTMRMFKWGVDGGKPGAGKVGAQPEWFYKGDGGIVVRPGADFPVPAFAEDAGEEPELVGLYVVGEDGQPYRLGYALGNEFSDHVLERRSYLYLAHSKLRFCAYGPELRVGELPAHLAGTSRIRRNGEVIWEKEFLSGEDNMCHSLENLEYHHFKYAQFLRPGDVHVHYFGTATLSFADGIKARPGDHFEIEMAEFGAPLVNGIAREEEHLAPGAVRSL, encoded by the coding sequence ATGAGACTGATCCAGTTCGAGACCGCAGAAGGCCTGCGCCATGTGGGCGTGATCGAGGGCGAACAGGTACAGCGGGTGCGCGGCGCCGTCACCACTCGCGCCCTGGCCCTGGCCGCCATCGCCGCCCGCCGCAGCCTGCAGGACGAAGTCCAGGCTCGTGGCACCGAGCCTGGTCCGAACTACCGCGAACTGCTGGAAAGTGGCCGCGTACTGCCACCGCTTGACCATGAAGATCCGGCCCATTGCCTGGTCAGCGGCACCGGCCTGACCCACCTGGGCAGCGCCTCCACCCGCGACAAGATGCACCAGCAGAAGGCCCAGGACGAGGCCACCATGACCGACACCATGCGCATGTTCAAATGGGGCGTGGATGGCGGTAAACCCGGCGCCGGCAAGGTCGGTGCGCAGCCAGAATGGTTCTACAAGGGCGATGGCGGCATCGTCGTGCGCCCCGGCGCCGACTTTCCCGTGCCGGCCTTCGCCGAGGATGCGGGCGAAGAGCCCGAACTGGTGGGGCTATACGTAGTAGGCGAGGACGGCCAGCCCTATCGCCTGGGTTACGCCCTGGGCAACGAGTTCTCCGACCACGTGCTGGAGCGCCGCAGCTACCTCTACCTGGCCCATTCCAAGCTGCGCTTCTGCGCCTACGGCCCGGAACTGCGCGTGGGCGAACTGCCGGCGCACCTGGCGGGGACAAGCCGCATCCGCCGCAATGGCGAGGTGATCTGGGAGAAGGAATTCCTATCCGGCGAAGACAACATGTGCCACAGCCTGGAGAACCTCGAATACCACCACTTCAAATACGCGCAGTTCCTGCGTCCGGGCGATGTGCACGTGCATTACTTCGGCACCGCCACCCTGTCCTTTGCCGACGGCATCAAGGCCCGGCCGGGCGACCACTTCGAAATCGAGATGGCCGAGTTCGGCGCACCCCTGGTCAACGGCATTGCCCGCGAAGAAGAGCACCTGGCGCCTGGCGCCGTGCGCTCCCTGTAA
- a CDS encoding aldehyde dehydrogenase (NADP(+)), with translation MTVITGFNFIAGGRSAAGSVSVQSFDATSGEALPYNFRQASEAEVDAAARAAEAAYPDYRNLSSSRRAEFLDAIADELDGLGDDFIATVYRETALPAARIQGERGRTSGQMRLFANVLRRGDFYGARIDRALPERKPLPRPDLRQYRIGVGPVAVFGASNFPLAFSTAGGDTAAALAAGCPVVFKAHSGHMATAEWVADAIIRAAEKTAMPVGVFNMIYGGGVGEWLVKHPAIQAVGFTGSLRGGRALCDMAAARPQPIPVFAEMSSINPVLLLPEALKARGEQVAAELAASVVLGAGQFCTNPGLVIGIRSPEFSAFLERFAALMGDQPAQTMLNAGGLKSYFQGLEHLHQHPGVNHLAGARQQGNQARAQLFKADVSLLLEGDELLQEEVFGPTTVVVEVAGKAELARALQGLRGQLTATLIGEPADLATFGELTSLLEQKAGRLLLNGYPTGVEVCDAMVHGGPYPATSDARGTSVGTLAIDRFLRPVCYQNYPDALLPDALKDANPLGIQRLVDGVNTRDAV, from the coding sequence ATGACCGTCATCACCGGTTTCAACTTCATCGCCGGCGGCCGTAGCGCCGCCGGCAGCGTTAGCGTGCAAAGCTTCGATGCCACCAGCGGCGAAGCGCTGCCCTACAACTTCCGCCAGGCCTCCGAGGCCGAAGTGGACGCCGCCGCCCGCGCCGCCGAGGCGGCCTATCCCGACTACCGCAACCTGTCCTCCAGCCGCCGCGCCGAATTCCTCGACGCCATCGCCGACGAACTGGACGGCCTGGGCGACGACTTCATCGCCACTGTCTACCGCGAAACCGCGCTGCCCGCAGCCCGCATCCAGGGTGAGCGCGGCCGCACCAGCGGCCAGATGCGTCTGTTCGCCAACGTGCTGCGCCGTGGCGATTTCTACGGCGCTCGCATCGACCGCGCCCTGCCCGAGCGCAAGCCGCTGCCGCGCCCGGACTTGCGCCAGTACCGCATCGGTGTCGGCCCGGTTGCCGTGTTCGGCGCCAGCAACTTCCCCCTGGCGTTCTCCACGGCCGGTGGCGACACCGCCGCCGCCCTGGCCGCAGGCTGTCCGGTGGTGTTCAAGGCCCACAGCGGCCATATGGCCACTGCCGAGTGGGTGGCCGATGCCATCATTCGCGCGGCGGAGAAAACCGCGATGCCGGTGGGCGTGTTCAACATGATCTACGGCGGCGGAGTAGGCGAGTGGCTGGTCAAGCACCCGGCGATCCAGGCCGTGGGTTTCACTGGTTCCCTGCGCGGCGGTCGTGCCCTTTGCGACATGGCGGCGGCTCGTCCGCAGCCGATCCCGGTGTTCGCCGAAATGAGCAGTATCAACCCCGTCCTGCTGCTGCCCGAGGCGCTCAAGGCCCGTGGTGAGCAAGTCGCCGCCGAACTGGCCGCCTCCGTCGTACTGGGGGCAGGGCAGTTCTGCACCAACCCGGGCCTGGTGATCGGCATCCGCTCGCCGGAGTTCAGCGCTTTCCTCGAGCGTTTCGCCGCCCTCATGGGCGACCAGCCGGCCCAGACGATGCTCAACGCCGGTGGTCTGAAGAGTTACTTCCAAGGCTTGGAGCATCTGCACCAGCACCCCGGCGTCAACCACCTGGCCGGCGCACGCCAGCAAGGCAATCAGGCCCGCGCCCAACTGTTCAAGGCCGACGTGAGCCTGCTGCTGGAGGGGGATGAACTGCTGCAGGAAGAAGTCTTTGGCCCCACCACCGTGGTCGTCGAAGTGGCCGGCAAGGCCGAGCTCGCCCGCGCCCTTCAGGGCCTTCGCGGCCAGCTCACCGCCACCCTCATAGGCGAACCCGCGGACCTCGCCACTTTCGGCGAACTGACCAGCCTGCTGGAGCAGAAGGCTGGCCGCCTGCTGCTCAACGGCTACCCGACCGGCGTGGAAGTCTGCGACGCCATGGTCCACGGCGGCCCGTACCCGGCTACCTCCGATGCTCGCGGCACCTCGGTCGGGACGCTGGCCATCGACCGCTTCCTGCGCCCTGTGTGCTACCAGAACTACCCCGATGCGCTGCTGCCCGATGCACTGAAGGATGCGAATCCGCTGGGTATTCAGCGGTTGGTGGATGGAGTAAATACGCGGGACGCGGTTTAA